GGCGTGACCTGCCGTCCCCACAGCAGGCCCGCGCCCCAGACGGCCAGCAGCGCCAAAAGGGCCGGGGGCCGCCTGCCCCAGCCGGCCAGGACGCTGGCGGTCCCGGTCACCAGCAGGGTCAGCAGCGCGACCCCGCCGACGCTGGCGAGCTGGGCCAGCGGGGTCTGGGTCAGGGCGTACCCGGGCGCGCCCCAGGGAAAGGCCAGGGGACCCCGGGCGCGCAGCGCCTCGAGGAGCACCCAGGCGAAGGGCAGGGCGAGCAGGGTGCGGGATCCGAAGGCCACGCGGGTGAGGGCCAGGGGCGCGGCCCAGGTCAGCGCCGCGGCGGGCAGGACCAGCACGGTGAGCAGGCCGCCGAGCGGCCCCAGCACGTCCGCCATGCTGGCGGGGAGCCAGGGGAGGTGCACGCTGAAAAAGGCCAGGGCGAACACGAACGCGTGCCCGAAGGCCCCGCGCCCCCCCGTGCTGCGCGCCAGGCGGCGGTGCAACGCGGCCAGCGGCAGCGGGGCGAGTACGGCCAGCGGTGACGGCAGGAACAACAGGCCCAGCAGCAGGCCGCCCAGGGCGTCCCCCGGCCAGGCTGGCAGGAGCGGCGGGTTGAGGCGGGTCCGCCAGGCGCGGAAGGTGACGTGGTCGTCCACGCGCCGCACGCTACGGGAGCCGTGTTCAGGTGCGGTAAAGCTTTACACGACGTAAACACACCCCGCTTAAGCTCGCGGTGGAGGAACCCGACATGCCGACCTTCCCCTGTCCGCCCACTTCCCGGCCTCCCGCGCCGCCGAGGCTCACGTGACGTCCCCACGCCCCCGCCGGAGACGTGGGGGTCCCTGGCTGGCGGCGGCCCTGGTGCTCGCCGCCGTGCTGGGGGCCGCCTGGCTCGCCCAATCGCTGTCCGACCGGGGCCTCACCGGTAATCCGGCCATGAACCCCGCGATGCCGAGCATGCCCGGGATGGACCACGAGAACATGCCCGGCATGGACGGCGCCCCACCCACCACCCCCTGAGGCGTGCGGACCCCTGACCGGGTGGCCCCCCTGCCCCGCTGAAGAAAGACCTTTCCCCTGTGACCCACCCCTTGTTTCGCGCAAGTGATTTCCACCTGAGGCGCCGCACGGCCAGCCTCGCCTTCGCCGCCCTGCTGGCCTTCGCCTTGCTCGCGGTGGCCCTGGCCGGGGTCATCATGCCCGCCCGTCCCACGCCTGCCCCAGTGGCGCTGCCCCCCCGGGGGGACCTGCGCAGCGCCGACGGCCGGGTGCTGGCCGGAGGTGACCTGCCCCGGCGCGTCTACCCGCTGGGGCAGGTCGCCGCGCCGGTGATCGGCTTCGTCGGCGCCTCGGGCGGCCTCGAGGGGCTCGAGCGGGTGCAGGACGACCGCCTGCGGCGCGGCGAGGACCTGACCCTCACCCTGGACACCCGCGTGCAGGCGGCGGTCGAGGGCGCCCTCACCGACGCGCTGAAGCGCACCGAGGCCGAATACGCCTCCGCCATCGTCATGGACACCCGCTCGGGCAACCTGCGTGCCGTGGCGTCGGTGCCCGGCTTCGACGCGAACGACTGGCGCGCGGTGCCGGCGGGACGCTGGCGCAACCGCGCCGCCCTCGACGAGTACGAGCCGGGCAGCGTCGTCAAGGCCCTCACCGTCGCCGCGCTCCTGAACGAGGGCCGCACCACGCCGGACACGACCTACGACACCCCGATGTGGCGCCGCGTCGCCGGGGCGACGATCAACGACCTCGTGCCGCACCCCGCCGCCCTCAGGACCCGCGAGATTCTGCGCTACTCCAGCAACGTCGGCATGACCCGGCTGGTCGAGGGGGTGCCGCCCGAGCTGCTGCACCGTTACTTCAGCGCGTACGGCTTCGGCCAGCCGGTGCCCCTGGGGCTGCCCGCCGGGGACGGCCTGTTGCGGGACCCGGCCGACTGGAGCCCGCTGGGCCAGGCCACCATGTCCTTCGGCCAGGGCCTGACCGTCACCACCCTGCAACTCGCTGCGGCCTTCAACGTGCTCGCGAACGACGGGCGGTACGTCACGCCGCGACTCCTGCTGGACGCCCCGATCACCTCCCGGCCGGTGCTGACCCCGCAGACGGCCGCCCGCATGCGCGAGATGCTCCACCGGGTGATCGACGACGGCATCCGGACGAAGGCGGAGTTGCCCGGCTACCACGTGGGCGGCAAGACCGGCACGGCCCAGGTCGTGGTGGACGGCCGCTACAGCGCGTCCGTATTCTCCTCCACCTTCGCGGGCTTCCTCCCGGCGGCGAGGCCGCGCTTCACGGTCGCGGTGATGGTGCGCGGCGCGAAGCGGGAGTACCAGGGGTCCCAGCTCGCCGCCCCCATCTTCCGTGAGATCAGCTCCGCCCTGCTGTCCCTGTACGCGGTCCGGCCGGGAGCGAAGTGAACCGGGTGGGTGCGCCACACTGCTGCCTTAGCGCCCGGCCTCGACTGCCCCGCCTGTCGTGGGCTGCGGGATCGTCCCGTGGAGAAGACACCCTGATGCCTCTTACGCCCGGCTGCGACGTGGAGAGGCGACTCCAGTCCCATGAGACCTGCGGCCCGGAGGTGTTCCGTTCCCACCCCACCTGGGCAACAGAAGCTCTCACCGCTGAAGTTGTGAGGAGGTCCAGAAATACCTAGCTGTTGTGCTCAGGACCCTGGGTTGCCGTCTCATGTTGACTCCGCATAGTGAACGAGCCGCGGGTGCGGTGTCCTGTCTGAGTGACGCCCCCTGACGATAACCGAAGATCTCAGCGCTGCCCCCCTGCAGCCCTGCTCCCGCACATAGATGTCCCGTTGCGGACGTTCGGTTATCACGGCGCTTCCAACCATACAGATGACCATGACGCCTTCTCCTCGACACACTGCTGGCTGCGCGATGACGTGCGAGCAGGCATCTGGGCCTGTCCGGTCAACCCAGGAGAACGGCCAACCCCGGTCGGCCATTCAAGATGCGCCCCCTGTCCCTCCAGACGGTTCCCACCCTTCCTTGAGGAGTGCTTCTATGCTCAGCCTGTCATACCCCCCGACGTTGCAACGCTCGGCCGCTCCTGCGGTCCTCACCCTAGGTCTTCTGACAGGTCGCTGTGGTCCGCCTGAGGCTTCGCGACCAAGTCCGGCTTCTGATGCCCCTGCCCCCACCAGCTCGTCCTTGACAGTCTCGCCCGAAGAGCGGCGCCTGCAATGCGCGGACAGGCAACCCTTCTTGTACTGTGCGGACACCGGGTGGGAGCTCTTCCACCGCCTGGGCCGCGAGGATGTGCGCACCTCCCTCCAGACGCGTGCCTCGCAGGGCTTCACGGACATTCAGGCCGTTGCGCTGGCAGAGATGCAGGGGCTCACCGTCCCCAACGCCTACGGTGGTCTG
The DNA window shown above is from Deinococcus aestuarii and carries:
- a CDS encoding penicillin-binding protein 2, giving the protein MTHPLFRASDFHLRRRTASLAFAALLAFALLAVALAGVIMPARPTPAPVALPPRGDLRSADGRVLAGGDLPRRVYPLGQVAAPVIGFVGASGGLEGLERVQDDRLRRGEDLTLTLDTRVQAAVEGALTDALKRTEAEYASAIVMDTRSGNLRAVASVPGFDANDWRAVPAGRWRNRAALDEYEPGSVVKALTVAALLNEGRTTPDTTYDTPMWRRVAGATINDLVPHPAALRTREILRYSSNVGMTRLVEGVPPELLHRYFSAYGFGQPVPLGLPAGDGLLRDPADWSPLGQATMSFGQGLTVTTLQLAAAFNVLANDGRYVTPRLLLDAPITSRPVLTPQTAARMREMLHRVIDDGIRTKAELPGYHVGGKTGTAQVVVDGRYSASVFSSTFAGFLPAARPRFTVAVMVRGAKREYQGSQLAAPIFREISSALLSLYAVRPGAK